One stretch of Arachis hypogaea cultivar Tifrunner chromosome 20, arahy.Tifrunner.gnm2.J5K5, whole genome shotgun sequence DNA includes these proteins:
- the LOC112786418 gene encoding uncharacterized protein isoform X4, which yields MYATRYAIPKLHRFLLPSSNLLAFMPYAHRTRLSLLHSQPLPSRDAYKFDNVEDAVALFNCMVDMHPQPSIVELTKILGMVVKMKYYATAIYLYTQMESKGILPFSVTLNILINCYGHAGQMGFALSVMSKFVKWGFKPSAVTFTTIMKGLCLNGKISDAFYIYNKIVAKGFWFDEVMYGTLINGLCKSGETRRALQMLWKMEGQYVRPNLVMYNIVVDGLCKDGLLNDALGLYFNMLDRGISPDIVTYTSLIYGFCHVGHWKEARLLLNEIVVKDISLDVYTFNIIIDALCKEEMLLQAHVMCDVMILRGQQPNIITYTILMNGYCLNNEVDEARNLFDMVIERGVVPDVWSYNILIKGYCKINRVDEARNLMKDMFRKNIVPDIVTYNSLVDGLCKAGRITSAWKIVNEMHQPFPDVNTYNILLDFVCKNQHLDEAIALFKRLIFERSFVPNVWSYNILISGYCKNKRLDEAMNLFQGMCKNLDPNIETYNILLHALCDRQQLGKAIILLNKIVDDDICPDLYTYKILIHGL from the coding sequence ATGTATGCAACGAGGTATGCAATCCCTAAACTCCATCGCTTTCTTCTGCCATCATCGAACTTACTTGCTTTTATGCCATATGCCCACCGTACAAGGCTATCTCTTCTTCATTCACAGCCGCTTCCATCACGAGACGCTTACAAATTTGATAATGTTGAAGATGCTGTAGCTTTATTTAATTGCATGGTTGATATGCATCCGCAGCCATCGATTGTGGAATTAACCAAAATCTTGGGAATGGTTGTAAAGATGAAGTATTATGCCACGGCTATTTATCTTTATACCCAGATGGAGTCAAAGGGCATCCTACCATTTAGTGTTACTTTGAACATCTTGATCAATTGTTATGGCCATGCAGGTCAGATGGGTTTTGCACTCTCGGTAATGAGCAAGTTTGTTAAGTGGGGATTTAAGCCAAGTGCTGTAACTTTTACTACAATAATGAAGGGGTTGTGTCTTAATGGTAAGATTTCGGATGCATTCTACATTTATAATAAAATAGTTGCAAAAGGATTTTGGTTTGATGAAGTTATGTACGGAACCTTAATCAATGGGCTGTGTAAGTCTGGAGAAACAAGACGTGCTCTCCAAATGCTTTGGAAAATGGAGGGTCAGTATGTTAGGCCGAATCTTGTAATGTACAATATTGTTGTTGATGGTTTGTGCAAAGATGGACTTTTGAATGATGCACTGGGTTTGTATTTTAATATGCTTGATCGAGGAATTTCCCCTGATATTGTCACTTACACTTCATTAATATATGGTTTCTGTCATGTGGGCCATTGGAAAGAAGCTAGATTATTGCTGAATGAGATTGTTGTTAAAGACATCAGCCTAGATGTGTATACCTTTAACATAATAATTGATGCATTATGCAAAGAAGAGATGCTATTACAAGCCCACGTTATGTGCGATGTGATGATTCTAAGGGGTCAGCAACCAAACATTATTACTTACacaattttgatgaatggatattGTTTGAACAATGAAGTTGATGAGGCAAGAAACTTATTTGATATGGTAATTGAAAGGGGTGTTGTGCCTGATGTTTGGAGTTATAACATCTTGATTAAAGGTTATTGCAAGATTAACAGAGTGGATGAGGCCAGGAATTTGATGAAAGATATGTTTCGTAAGAACATAGTTCCAGACATTGTAACTTACAATTCTCTAGTTGATGGCTTGTGCAAAGCTGGTAGAATCACGTCTGCATGGAAGATTGTTAATGAAATGCATCAACCATTCCCTGATGTAAACACTTATAATATCCTTTTAGATTTCGTGTGCAAAAACCAGCATCTTGATGAGGCAATTGCATTATTTAAAAGACTCATCTTTGAAAGAAGTTTTGTTCCAAATGTTTGGAGTTACAATATCTTGATTAGTGGTTATTGCAAGAATAAAAGATTAGATGAAGCCATGAATCTTTTCCAAGGTATGTGTAAGAATTTGGATCCAAATATTGAAACTTACAATATATTGTTACACGCGTTATGCGACAGGCAGCAACTGGGCAAGGCAATTATACTATTAAACAAAATTGTTGACGATGATATTTGTCCTGATTTGTACACATACAAAATACTTATACATGGTTTATAG
- the LOC112786418 gene encoding uncharacterized protein isoform X2, protein MHPLSLSSLQEERLRNLRHRLEVPFDGSKTEHQVSKRFQAILIIIEWRIVFREVSSVFMLREHNVCNEPLPSRDAYKFDNVEDAVALFNCMVDMHPQPSIVELTKILGMVVKMKYYATAIYLYTQMESKGILPFSVTLNILINCYGHAGQMGFALSVMSKFVKWGFKPSAVTFTTIMKGLCLNGKISDAFYIYNKIVAKGFWFDEVMYGTLINGLCKSGETRRALQMLWKMEGQYVRPNLVMYNIVVDGLCKDGLLNDALGLYFNMLDRGISPDIVTYTSLIYGFCHVGHWKEARLLLNEIVVKDISLDVYTFNIIIDALCKEEMLLQAHVMCDVMILRGQQPNIITYTILMNGYCLNNEVDEARNLFDMVIERGVVPDVWSYNILIKGYCKINRVDEARNLMKDMFRKNIVPDIVTYNSLVDGLCKAGRITSAWKIVNEMHQPFPDVNTYNILLDFVCKNQHLDEAIALFKRLIFERSFVPNVWSYNILISGYCKNKRLDEAMNLFQGMCKNLDPNIETYNILLHALCDRQQLGKAIILLNKIVDDDICPDLYTYKILIHGL, encoded by the exons ATGCATCCTCTTTCTCTTAGCTCTCTGCAG GAAGAAAGACTAAGAAATTTGAGGCACCGGCTTGAAGTGCCCTTTGATGGTTCCAAAACAGAGCACCAAGTAT CTAAACGGTTTCAGGCAATACTGATAATCATAGAGTGGAGAATTGTGTTTCGTGAAGTATCATCAGTTTTTATGTTAAGAGAACATAATGTATGCAACGAG CCGCTTCCATCACGAGACGCTTACAAATTTGATAATGTTGAAGATGCTGTAGCTTTATTTAATTGCATGGTTGATATGCATCCGCAGCCATCGATTGTGGAATTAACCAAAATCTTGGGAATGGTTGTAAAGATGAAGTATTATGCCACGGCTATTTATCTTTATACCCAGATGGAGTCAAAGGGCATCCTACCATTTAGTGTTACTTTGAACATCTTGATCAATTGTTATGGCCATGCAGGTCAGATGGGTTTTGCACTCTCGGTAATGAGCAAGTTTGTTAAGTGGGGATTTAAGCCAAGTGCTGTAACTTTTACTACAATAATGAAGGGGTTGTGTCTTAATGGTAAGATTTCGGATGCATTCTACATTTATAATAAAATAGTTGCAAAAGGATTTTGGTTTGATGAAGTTATGTACGGAACCTTAATCAATGGGCTGTGTAAGTCTGGAGAAACAAGACGTGCTCTCCAAATGCTTTGGAAAATGGAGGGTCAGTATGTTAGGCCGAATCTTGTAATGTACAATATTGTTGTTGATGGTTTGTGCAAAGATGGACTTTTGAATGATGCACTGGGTTTGTATTTTAATATGCTTGATCGAGGAATTTCCCCTGATATTGTCACTTACACTTCATTAATATATGGTTTCTGTCATGTGGGCCATTGGAAAGAAGCTAGATTATTGCTGAATGAGATTGTTGTTAAAGACATCAGCCTAGATGTGTATACCTTTAACATAATAATTGATGCATTATGCAAAGAAGAGATGCTATTACAAGCCCACGTTATGTGCGATGTGATGATTCTAAGGGGTCAGCAACCAAACATTATTACTTACacaattttgatgaatggatattGTTTGAACAATGAAGTTGATGAGGCAAGAAACTTATTTGATATGGTAATTGAAAGGGGTGTTGTGCCTGATGTTTGGAGTTATAACATCTTGATTAAAGGTTATTGCAAGATTAACAGAGTGGATGAGGCCAGGAATTTGATGAAAGATATGTTTCGTAAGAACATAGTTCCAGACATTGTAACTTACAATTCTCTAGTTGATGGCTTGTGCAAAGCTGGTAGAATCACGTCTGCATGGAAGATTGTTAATGAAATGCATCAACCATTCCCTGATGTAAACACTTATAATATCCTTTTAGATTTCGTGTGCAAAAACCAGCATCTTGATGAGGCAATTGCATTATTTAAAAGACTCATCTTTGAAAGAAGTTTTGTTCCAAATGTTTGGAGTTACAATATCTTGATTAGTGGTTATTGCAAGAATAAAAGATTAGATGAAGCCATGAATCTTTTCCAAGGTATGTGTAAGAATTTGGATCCAAATATTGAAACTTACAATATATTGTTACACGCGTTATGCGACAGGCAGCAACTGGGCAAGGCAATTATACTATTAAACAAAATTGTTGACGATGATATTTGTCCTGATTTGTACACATACAAAATACTTATACATGGTTTATAG
- the LOC112786418 gene encoding uncharacterized protein isoform X5, whose protein sequence is MYATRLSLLHSQPLPSRDAYKFDNVEDAVALFNCMVDMHPQPSIVELTKILGMVVKMKYYATAIYLYTQMESKGILPFSVTLNILINCYGHAGQMGFALSVMSKFVKWGFKPSAVTFTTIMKGLCLNGKISDAFYIYNKIVAKGFWFDEVMYGTLINGLCKSGETRRALQMLWKMEGQYVRPNLVMYNIVVDGLCKDGLLNDALGLYFNMLDRGISPDIVTYTSLIYGFCHVGHWKEARLLLNEIVVKDISLDVYTFNIIIDALCKEEMLLQAHVMCDVMILRGQQPNIITYTILMNGYCLNNEVDEARNLFDMVIERGVVPDVWSYNILIKGYCKINRVDEARNLMKDMFRKNIVPDIVTYNSLVDGLCKAGRITSAWKIVNEMHQPFPDVNTYNILLDFVCKNQHLDEAIALFKRLIFERSFVPNVWSYNILISGYCKNKRLDEAMNLFQGMCKNLDPNIETYNILLHALCDRQQLGKAIILLNKIVDDDICPDLYTYKILIHGL, encoded by the exons ATGTATGCAACGAG GCTATCTCTTCTTCATTCACAGCCGCTTCCATCACGAGACGCTTACAAATTTGATAATGTTGAAGATGCTGTAGCTTTATTTAATTGCATGGTTGATATGCATCCGCAGCCATCGATTGTGGAATTAACCAAAATCTTGGGAATGGTTGTAAAGATGAAGTATTATGCCACGGCTATTTATCTTTATACCCAGATGGAGTCAAAGGGCATCCTACCATTTAGTGTTACTTTGAACATCTTGATCAATTGTTATGGCCATGCAGGTCAGATGGGTTTTGCACTCTCGGTAATGAGCAAGTTTGTTAAGTGGGGATTTAAGCCAAGTGCTGTAACTTTTACTACAATAATGAAGGGGTTGTGTCTTAATGGTAAGATTTCGGATGCATTCTACATTTATAATAAAATAGTTGCAAAAGGATTTTGGTTTGATGAAGTTATGTACGGAACCTTAATCAATGGGCTGTGTAAGTCTGGAGAAACAAGACGTGCTCTCCAAATGCTTTGGAAAATGGAGGGTCAGTATGTTAGGCCGAATCTTGTAATGTACAATATTGTTGTTGATGGTTTGTGCAAAGATGGACTTTTGAATGATGCACTGGGTTTGTATTTTAATATGCTTGATCGAGGAATTTCCCCTGATATTGTCACTTACACTTCATTAATATATGGTTTCTGTCATGTGGGCCATTGGAAAGAAGCTAGATTATTGCTGAATGAGATTGTTGTTAAAGACATCAGCCTAGATGTGTATACCTTTAACATAATAATTGATGCATTATGCAAAGAAGAGATGCTATTACAAGCCCACGTTATGTGCGATGTGATGATTCTAAGGGGTCAGCAACCAAACATTATTACTTACacaattttgatgaatggatattGTTTGAACAATGAAGTTGATGAGGCAAGAAACTTATTTGATATGGTAATTGAAAGGGGTGTTGTGCCTGATGTTTGGAGTTATAACATCTTGATTAAAGGTTATTGCAAGATTAACAGAGTGGATGAGGCCAGGAATTTGATGAAAGATATGTTTCGTAAGAACATAGTTCCAGACATTGTAACTTACAATTCTCTAGTTGATGGCTTGTGCAAAGCTGGTAGAATCACGTCTGCATGGAAGATTGTTAATGAAATGCATCAACCATTCCCTGATGTAAACACTTATAATATCCTTTTAGATTTCGTGTGCAAAAACCAGCATCTTGATGAGGCAATTGCATTATTTAAAAGACTCATCTTTGAAAGAAGTTTTGTTCCAAATGTTTGGAGTTACAATATCTTGATTAGTGGTTATTGCAAGAATAAAAGATTAGATGAAGCCATGAATCTTTTCCAAGGTATGTGTAAGAATTTGGATCCAAATATTGAAACTTACAATATATTGTTACACGCGTTATGCGACAGGCAGCAACTGGGCAAGGCAATTATACTATTAAACAAAATTGTTGACGATGATATTTGTCCTGATTTGTACACATACAAAATACTTATACATGGTTTATAG
- the LOC112786418 gene encoding uncharacterized protein isoform X1 — protein sequence MHPLSLSSLQEERLRNLRHRLEVPFDGSKTEHQVAKRFQAILIIIEWRIVFREVSSVFMLREHNVCNEPLPSRDAYKFDNVEDAVALFNCMVDMHPQPSIVELTKILGMVVKMKYYATAIYLYTQMESKGILPFSVTLNILINCYGHAGQMGFALSVMSKFVKWGFKPSAVTFTTIMKGLCLNGKISDAFYIYNKIVAKGFWFDEVMYGTLINGLCKSGETRRALQMLWKMEGQYVRPNLVMYNIVVDGLCKDGLLNDALGLYFNMLDRGISPDIVTYTSLIYGFCHVGHWKEARLLLNEIVVKDISLDVYTFNIIIDALCKEEMLLQAHVMCDVMILRGQQPNIITYTILMNGYCLNNEVDEARNLFDMVIERGVVPDVWSYNILIKGYCKINRVDEARNLMKDMFRKNIVPDIVTYNSLVDGLCKAGRITSAWKIVNEMHQPFPDVNTYNILLDFVCKNQHLDEAIALFKRLIFERSFVPNVWSYNILISGYCKNKRLDEAMNLFQGMCKNLDPNIETYNILLHALCDRQQLGKAIILLNKIVDDDICPDLYTYKILIHGL from the exons ATGCATCCTCTTTCTCTTAGCTCTCTGCAG GAAGAAAGACTAAGAAATTTGAGGCACCGGCTTGAAGTGCCCTTTGATGGTTCCAAAACAGAGCACCAA GTAGCTAAACGGTTTCAGGCAATACTGATAATCATAGAGTGGAGAATTGTGTTTCGTGAAGTATCATCAGTTTTTATGTTAAGAGAACATAATGTATGCAACGAG CCGCTTCCATCACGAGACGCTTACAAATTTGATAATGTTGAAGATGCTGTAGCTTTATTTAATTGCATGGTTGATATGCATCCGCAGCCATCGATTGTGGAATTAACCAAAATCTTGGGAATGGTTGTAAAGATGAAGTATTATGCCACGGCTATTTATCTTTATACCCAGATGGAGTCAAAGGGCATCCTACCATTTAGTGTTACTTTGAACATCTTGATCAATTGTTATGGCCATGCAGGTCAGATGGGTTTTGCACTCTCGGTAATGAGCAAGTTTGTTAAGTGGGGATTTAAGCCAAGTGCTGTAACTTTTACTACAATAATGAAGGGGTTGTGTCTTAATGGTAAGATTTCGGATGCATTCTACATTTATAATAAAATAGTTGCAAAAGGATTTTGGTTTGATGAAGTTATGTACGGAACCTTAATCAATGGGCTGTGTAAGTCTGGAGAAACAAGACGTGCTCTCCAAATGCTTTGGAAAATGGAGGGTCAGTATGTTAGGCCGAATCTTGTAATGTACAATATTGTTGTTGATGGTTTGTGCAAAGATGGACTTTTGAATGATGCACTGGGTTTGTATTTTAATATGCTTGATCGAGGAATTTCCCCTGATATTGTCACTTACACTTCATTAATATATGGTTTCTGTCATGTGGGCCATTGGAAAGAAGCTAGATTATTGCTGAATGAGATTGTTGTTAAAGACATCAGCCTAGATGTGTATACCTTTAACATAATAATTGATGCATTATGCAAAGAAGAGATGCTATTACAAGCCCACGTTATGTGCGATGTGATGATTCTAAGGGGTCAGCAACCAAACATTATTACTTACacaattttgatgaatggatattGTTTGAACAATGAAGTTGATGAGGCAAGAAACTTATTTGATATGGTAATTGAAAGGGGTGTTGTGCCTGATGTTTGGAGTTATAACATCTTGATTAAAGGTTATTGCAAGATTAACAGAGTGGATGAGGCCAGGAATTTGATGAAAGATATGTTTCGTAAGAACATAGTTCCAGACATTGTAACTTACAATTCTCTAGTTGATGGCTTGTGCAAAGCTGGTAGAATCACGTCTGCATGGAAGATTGTTAATGAAATGCATCAACCATTCCCTGATGTAAACACTTATAATATCCTTTTAGATTTCGTGTGCAAAAACCAGCATCTTGATGAGGCAATTGCATTATTTAAAAGACTCATCTTTGAAAGAAGTTTTGTTCCAAATGTTTGGAGTTACAATATCTTGATTAGTGGTTATTGCAAGAATAAAAGATTAGATGAAGCCATGAATCTTTTCCAAGGTATGTGTAAGAATTTGGATCCAAATATTGAAACTTACAATATATTGTTACACGCGTTATGCGACAGGCAGCAACTGGGCAAGGCAATTATACTATTAAACAAAATTGTTGACGATGATATTTGTCCTGATTTGTACACATACAAAATACTTATACATGGTTTATAG
- the LOC112786418 gene encoding uncharacterized protein isoform X3, producing MHPLSLSSLQEERLRNLRHRLEVPFDGSKTEHQAILIIIEWRIVFREVSSVFMLREHNVCNEPLPSRDAYKFDNVEDAVALFNCMVDMHPQPSIVELTKILGMVVKMKYYATAIYLYTQMESKGILPFSVTLNILINCYGHAGQMGFALSVMSKFVKWGFKPSAVTFTTIMKGLCLNGKISDAFYIYNKIVAKGFWFDEVMYGTLINGLCKSGETRRALQMLWKMEGQYVRPNLVMYNIVVDGLCKDGLLNDALGLYFNMLDRGISPDIVTYTSLIYGFCHVGHWKEARLLLNEIVVKDISLDVYTFNIIIDALCKEEMLLQAHVMCDVMILRGQQPNIITYTILMNGYCLNNEVDEARNLFDMVIERGVVPDVWSYNILIKGYCKINRVDEARNLMKDMFRKNIVPDIVTYNSLVDGLCKAGRITSAWKIVNEMHQPFPDVNTYNILLDFVCKNQHLDEAIALFKRLIFERSFVPNVWSYNILISGYCKNKRLDEAMNLFQGMCKNLDPNIETYNILLHALCDRQQLGKAIILLNKIVDDDICPDLYTYKILIHGL from the exons ATGCATCCTCTTTCTCTTAGCTCTCTGCAG GAAGAAAGACTAAGAAATTTGAGGCACCGGCTTGAAGTGCCCTTTGATGGTTCCAAAACAGAGCACCAA GCAATACTGATAATCATAGAGTGGAGAATTGTGTTTCGTGAAGTATCATCAGTTTTTATGTTAAGAGAACATAATGTATGCAACGAG CCGCTTCCATCACGAGACGCTTACAAATTTGATAATGTTGAAGATGCTGTAGCTTTATTTAATTGCATGGTTGATATGCATCCGCAGCCATCGATTGTGGAATTAACCAAAATCTTGGGAATGGTTGTAAAGATGAAGTATTATGCCACGGCTATTTATCTTTATACCCAGATGGAGTCAAAGGGCATCCTACCATTTAGTGTTACTTTGAACATCTTGATCAATTGTTATGGCCATGCAGGTCAGATGGGTTTTGCACTCTCGGTAATGAGCAAGTTTGTTAAGTGGGGATTTAAGCCAAGTGCTGTAACTTTTACTACAATAATGAAGGGGTTGTGTCTTAATGGTAAGATTTCGGATGCATTCTACATTTATAATAAAATAGTTGCAAAAGGATTTTGGTTTGATGAAGTTATGTACGGAACCTTAATCAATGGGCTGTGTAAGTCTGGAGAAACAAGACGTGCTCTCCAAATGCTTTGGAAAATGGAGGGTCAGTATGTTAGGCCGAATCTTGTAATGTACAATATTGTTGTTGATGGTTTGTGCAAAGATGGACTTTTGAATGATGCACTGGGTTTGTATTTTAATATGCTTGATCGAGGAATTTCCCCTGATATTGTCACTTACACTTCATTAATATATGGTTTCTGTCATGTGGGCCATTGGAAAGAAGCTAGATTATTGCTGAATGAGATTGTTGTTAAAGACATCAGCCTAGATGTGTATACCTTTAACATAATAATTGATGCATTATGCAAAGAAGAGATGCTATTACAAGCCCACGTTATGTGCGATGTGATGATTCTAAGGGGTCAGCAACCAAACATTATTACTTACacaattttgatgaatggatattGTTTGAACAATGAAGTTGATGAGGCAAGAAACTTATTTGATATGGTAATTGAAAGGGGTGTTGTGCCTGATGTTTGGAGTTATAACATCTTGATTAAAGGTTATTGCAAGATTAACAGAGTGGATGAGGCCAGGAATTTGATGAAAGATATGTTTCGTAAGAACATAGTTCCAGACATTGTAACTTACAATTCTCTAGTTGATGGCTTGTGCAAAGCTGGTAGAATCACGTCTGCATGGAAGATTGTTAATGAAATGCATCAACCATTCCCTGATGTAAACACTTATAATATCCTTTTAGATTTCGTGTGCAAAAACCAGCATCTTGATGAGGCAATTGCATTATTTAAAAGACTCATCTTTGAAAGAAGTTTTGTTCCAAATGTTTGGAGTTACAATATCTTGATTAGTGGTTATTGCAAGAATAAAAGATTAGATGAAGCCATGAATCTTTTCCAAGGTATGTGTAAGAATTTGGATCCAAATATTGAAACTTACAATATATTGTTACACGCGTTATGCGACAGGCAGCAACTGGGCAAGGCAATTATACTATTAAACAAAATTGTTGACGATGATATTTGTCCTGATTTGTACACATACAAAATACTTATACATGGTTTATAG